In a genomic window of Octopus sinensis linkage group LG16, ASM634580v1, whole genome shotgun sequence:
- the LOC115220458 gene encoding uncharacterized protein LOC115220458 isoform X10, with translation MRIYLSVYIVVILSASVWGQVKNGHLIDKQDPDTMLLGNRNDEHHLYVDKRDPDPMFIDKRDPDPFFVGKRDPDPFFVGKRDLDPFFVGKRDQDPFFVGKRGRDHLFVGRRVPDPFFVGKKDPDTSFVGKRDPDPIFVGKRDPNTLYIRKRNPDPFSVGKRDPDPFFVGKRDPDPFFVGKRHSEPFFLGKRDSDPLFVGKRDPDPFFVGKRDSDPFFVGKRNPDPMFVGKRDEDPMFVGKRSEYPLSVENSLHRLFVNKRRTEENPLLASIQVPLFRRKQNYHDQKLETPLFVGKRDDDPLFVGKRDDDPLFVGKRGYINQLPTHDYLDQDISNKPGDPIYDDNVIYTGKPFHGEPLFGGKQYPDHTFLNKPDDPIIISKRVHYDSVSAGKRQNDHPLFPRKRNSRSVYTNIHEPDLIFRSLRNNDTFLTGKQKPASFPSAFVAPFSRETVFGRKREQDPMFVGKREENPMFVGKREDDPVFVGKREDPMFVGKRGKEPMFVGKRDEDPMFVGKREKEPMIVGKREDPMFIGKRGKEPMFVGKRNPRFVGKRDDPMFVGKREKNPMFVRKREDPMFIGRREEDPVFVGKREEDPVFVGKRGVDPMFVGKRGEDPMFVGKRESHMFVGKREKEPMFVGKREDPMFVGKRRDPMFVGKREDPMFVGKREDPMFVGKREDPMFVGKREDPMFIGKREDPMFVGKREEPMFVGKREDPMFIGKREDPMFVGKREEPMFIGKREDPMFVGKREDPMFIGKKEDPMFVGKREDPMFVGKREDPMFIGKKEDPMFVGKREDPMFVGKREDPMFVGKREDPMFIGKKEDPMFVGKREDPMFVGKKEDPMFVGKRDPMFVGKREDPMFVGKREDPMFVGKREDPMFVGKREDPMFVGKREDPMFIGKREDPMFVGKREDPMFIGKREEPMFVGKREDPMFIGKRQEPMFVGKREDPMFVGKREEPMFVGKREDPMFVGKREDPMFVGKREDPMFVGKREDPMFIGKREDPMFVGKREDPMFIGKREEPMFVGKREDPMFVGKREDPMFIGKREDPMFVGKREDPMFIGKREEPMFVGKRENPMFVGKRDDPLFDGKREKNPLFVGKREHITELLSKGGFSGTHSGNRPYQYVIGKSKYNPGLVRKRKLRLMNLVTHNKNSLKVDHQVSKDKRELESVTRNKPIFRRNEESSADKISRSRSNFLLGIKRYPGPSFVSKTIKYPQSRYTLLSDKRDEDPLFVGKRIVGRNYLTANRKFAAKRRQKFKRTAAKPSNTISLHKRNFSHTMLVKRYLGIQDPSSPVIELPNAHNPSNSVKPSKKLSKKNLHMPLNVLYTLPMKSDSINNFKDTNRTDYGEQNSLGLSKTDLTSKVISRRSSSQPSSHKFKEGKINAVRVNKGKIENPYEKHADTLSHSGDAIENSQRLMSSTAKEDNHGDKTDLRDVEIPVR, from the exons ATAAACAGGATCCGGACACAATGTTGTTAGGTAATCGGAACGACGAACATCATTTATATGTTGATAAACGAGATCCAGACCCCATGTTTATAGATAAAAGGGATCCAGATCCTTTTTTTGTAGGAAAACGGGACCCAGATCCATTTTTTGTGGGAAAACGGGACCTAGATCCATTTTTTGTGGGGAAAAGGGATCAAGATCCTTTTTTTGTAGGAAAACGGGGTCGGGACCACCTTTTTGTTGGTAGACGGGTTCCAGATCCATTCTTTGTAGGTAAAAAGGATCCAGACACTTCATTTGTCGGTAAACGGGATCCAGACCCCATCTTCGTTGGTAAAAGGGATCCAAACACTTTATATATAAGGAAGAGAAATCCTGACCCTTTTTCTGTAGGTAAAAGAGACCCAGACCCTTTCTTTGTTGGTAAACGAGACCCAGATCCGTTTTTTGTAGGTAAACGACATTCAGAACCCTTTTTTCTAGGCAAACGAGATTCAGACCCCCTTTTTGTAGGTAAACGAGATCCAGACCCCTTTTTTGTTGGTAAACGAGATTCAGATCCCTTTTTTGTTGGTAAACGAAATCCAGATCCCATGTTTGTAGGTAAAAGGGACGAAGATCCCATGTTTGTAGGCAAAAGGAGTGAATACCCTCTCTCCGTTGAGAATTCACTCCATCGGTTATTTGTAAACAAACGACGTACGGAGGAAAATCCCTTGTTAGCAAGTATACAAGTTCCATTATTTAGAAGAAAACAGAATTATCATGACCAAAAGCTAGAAACTCCTTTATTTGTAGGCAAACGAGATGATGATCCTCTTTTTGTAGGCAAACGAGATGATGACCCCTTATTTGTAGGAAAAAGAGGTTATATTAATCAGTTACCTACACATGATTATCTTGACCAGGACATATCAAACAAGCCAGGCGATCCCATATACGAtgataatgtaatatatacaggCAAACCATTCCATGGTGAGCCCTTATTTGGAGGAAAACAATATCCGGATCACACGTTTTTAAACAAACCAGATGATCCCATTATTATAAGCAAACGAGTTCATTATGATTCTGTATCGGCAGGCAAACGACAAAACGATCATCCCTTATTTCCCAGAAAGCGAAATTCAAGATCTGTATACACTAATATACATGAACCGGATCTAATATTTCGTTCTTTACGAAATAACGATACGTTTTTAACGGGAAAACAAAAGCCGGCGTCATTTCCCTCAGCTTTCGTTGCACCATTTTCCAGGGAGACTGTATTTGGTCGTAAAAGAGAGCAGGATCCAATGTTTGTCGGTAAACGTGAGGAAAATCCCATGTTTGTTGGAAAACGAGAGGATGATCCTGTGTTTGTCGGTAAACGAGAAGATCCTATGTTTGTCGGGAAACGGGGGAAAGAACCTATGTTTGTTGGTAAACGTGATGAAGATCCAATGTTTGttggtaaaagagagaaagagcctATGATTGTTGGTAAACGTGAAGATCCAATGTTTATCGGTAAACGGGGGAAAGAGCCTATGTTTGTCGGTAAAAGAAATCCTAGGTTTGTAGGTAAACGAGACGATCCAATGTTTGTGGGTAAACGAGAGAAGAACCCTATGTTTGTCAGGAAACGAGAAGATCCTATGTTTATCGGTAGACGAGAGGAGGATCCAGTGTTTGTCGGTAAACGAGAGGAAGATCCTGTATTCGTTGGCAAACGAGGGGTGGATCCTATGTTCGTGGGTAAACGAGGGGAAGATCCCATGTTTGTCGGTAAAAGAGAAAGTCATATGTTTGTTGGTAAACGAGAGAAAGAGCCTATGTTTGTTGGTAAACGAGAAGATCCGATGTTTGTCGGTAAAAGAAGAGATCCCATGTTTGTTGGTAAGAGAGAAGATCCGATGTTTGTCGGTAAAAGAGAAGATCCTATGTTTGTTGGTAAAAGAGAAGATCCTATGTTTGTCGGTAAAAGAGAAGATCCTAT GTTCATCGGTAAAAGAGAAGACCCCATGTTTGTCGGTAAAAGAGAAGAGCCTATGTTTGTTG GTAAAAGAGAAGATCCCATGTTTATAGGTAAAAGAGAAGATCCTATGTTTGTAGGTAAAAGAGAGGAACCTATGTTCATCGGTAAAAGAGAAGACCCCAT GTTTGTCGGTAAAAGAGAAGATCCTATGTTCATCGGTAAAAAAGAAGATCCCATGTTTGTCGGTAAAAGAGAGGATCCCATGTTTGTGGGTAAAAGAGAAGATCCCATGTTCATCGGTAAAAAAGAAGATCCTATGTTCGTTGGTAAAAGAGAAGATCCCATGTTTGTTGGTAAAAGAGAAGATCCCATGTTTGTTGGTAAAAGAGAAGATCCTATGTTTATCGGTAAAAAAGAAGATCCTATGTTCGTTG GTAAAAGAGAAGATCCCATGTTTGTCGGTAAAAAAGAAGATCCTATGTTCGTTGGTAAAAGAGATCCTATGTTTGTCGGTAAAAGAGAAGATCCTATGTTCGTTG GTAAAAGAGAAGATCCCATGTTTGTCGGTAAAAGAGAAGATCCCATGTTTGTCGGTAAAAGAGAAGATCCCATGTTTGTCGGTAAAAGAGAAGATCCAATGTTTATAGGTAAAAGAGAAGATCCTATGTTTGTTGGTAAAAGAGAAGATCCCATGTTCATCGGTAAAAGAGAAGAGCCTATGTTTGTCG GTAAAAGAGAAGATCCTATGTTCATCGGTAAAAGACAAGAACCTATGTTTGTCGGTAAAAGAGAAGATCCCATGTTTGTTGGTAAAAGAGAAGAGCCTATGTTTGTTGGTAAAAGAGAAGATCCCATGTTTGTTGGTAAAAGAGAAGATCCCATGTTTGTCGGTAAAAGAGAAGATCCTATGTTTGTAGGTAAAAGAGAGGATCCTATGTTCATCGGTAAAAGAGAAGACCCCATGTTTGTCG GTAAAAGAGAAGATCCCATGTTCATCGGTAAAAGAGAAGAGCCTATGTTTGTCGGTAAAAGAGAAGATCCCATGTTTGTTGGTAAAAGAGAAGATCCCATGTTCATCGGTAAAAGAGAAGATCCCATGTTTGTCGGTAAAAGAGAAGATCCCATGTTTATAGGTAAAAGAGAAGAGCCTATGTTTGTCGGTAAAAGAGAAAATCCTATGTTTGTTGGTAAAAGAGATGATCCCTTGTTTGACG GTAAACGAGAGAAAAATCCTTTGTTCGTTGGCAAACGTGAGCACATCACAGAATTACTCAGTAAAGGAGGGTTTAGTGGGACCCATTCTGGAAATAGACCTTACCAATATGTTATAGGTAAGTCAAAGTACAATCCTGGTCTTGTAAGAAAACGAAAATTGCGCCTTATGAATTTAGTTACACACAACAAAAATTCTCTAAAAGTCGATCATCAAGTATCTAAGGACAAACGGGAGTTAGAATCTGTAACTAGAAATAAACCTATttttagaagaaatgaagaatcTTCTGCAGATAAAATTTCGCGTTCGCGGTCAAATTTTTTACTTGGGATTAAGCGATATCCAGGGCCTTCTTTTGTAAGTAAAACAATTAAATATCCCCAGAGTCGATATACCTTGTTATCAGATAAACGAGATGAGGATCCCTTATTTGTTGGTAAACGAATTGTAGGTAGAAATTACTTAACTGCTAATCGTAAGTTTGCTGCTAAAAGGCGCCAAAAGTTTAAACGTACGGCAGCAAAACCTTCTAATACGATTTCTCTACATAAACGGAACTTCAGCCATACAATGTTAGTAAAACGGTATTTAGGAATTCAAGATCCATCGTCCCCAGTCATAGAGTTACCAAATGCCCATAATCCCTCAAATTCAGTTAAGCCCTCTAAGAAATTAtctaaaaaaaatcttcatatgccgttaaatgttttatatactttACCGATGAAAAGTGATAGCATTAATAATTTTAAAGACACAAATAGAACTGATTATGGAGAACAGAATTCACTAGGGTTGAGTAAAACCGATCTCACATCCAAAGTGATATCGCGAAGATCTTCGTCACAACCCTCTTCACATAAgttcaaagaaggaaaaattaACGCTGTACGTGTTAATAAAGGAAAAATCGAGAACCCGTACGAAAAACATGCTGACACATTGTCACATTCTGGTGATGCCATTGAGAATTCTCAAAGATTAATGAGTTCAACAGCGAAAGAAGACAATCATGGTGATAAAACTGATCTGAGAGACGTTGAAATTCCAGTGCGATGA
- the LOC115220458 gene encoding protein PRQFV-amide-like isoform X1, producing the protein MRIYLSVYIVVILSASVWGQVKNGHLIDKQDPDTMLLGNRNDEHHLYVDKRDPDPMFIDKRDPDPFFVGKRDPDPFFVGKRDLDPFFVGKRDQDPFFVGKRGRDHLFVGRRVPDPFFVGKKDPDTSFVGKRDPDPIFVGKRDPNTLYIRKRNPDPFSVGKRDPDPFFVGKRDPDPFFVGKRHSEPFFLGKRDSDPLFVGKRDPDPFFVGKRDSDPFFVGKRNPDPMFVGKRDEDPMFVGKRSEYPLSVENSLHRLFVNKRRTEENPLLASIQVPLFRRKQNYHDQKLETPLFVGKRDDDPLFVGKRDDDPLFVGKRGYINQLPTHDYLDQDISNKPGDPIYDDNVIYTGKPFHGEPLFGGKQYPDHTFLNKPDDPIIISKRVHYDSVSAGKRQNDHPLFPRKRNSRSVYTNIHEPDLIFRSLRNNDTFLTGKQKPASFPSAFVAPFSRETVFGRKREQDPMFVGKREENPMFVGKREDDPVFVGKREDPMFVGKRGKEPMFVGKRDEDPMFVGKREKEPMIVGKREDPMFIGKRGKEPMFVGKRNPRFVGKRDDPMFVGKREKNPMFVRKREDPMFIGRREEDPVFVGKREEDPVFVGKRGVDPMFVGKRGEDPMFVGKRESHMFVGKREKEPMFVGKREDPMFVGKRRDPMFVGKREDPMFVGKREDPMFVGKREDPMFVGKREDPMFIGKREDPMFVGKREEPMFVGKREDPMFIGKREDPMFVGKREEPMFIGKREDPMFVGKREDPMFIGKKEDPMFVGKREDPMFVGKREDPMFIGKKEDPMFVGKREDPMFVGKREDPMFVGKREDPMFIGKKEDPMFVGKREDPMFVGKKEDPMFVGKRDPMFVGKREDPMFVGKREDPMFVGKREDPMFVGKREDPMFVGKREDPMFIGKREDPMFVGKREDPMFIGKREEPMFVGKREDPMFIGKRQEPMFVGKREDPMFVGKREEPMFVGKREDPMFVGKREDPMFVGKREDPMFVGKREDPMFIGKREDPMFVGKREDPMFIGKREEPMFVGKREDPMFVGKREDPMFIGKREDPMFVGKREDPMFIGKREEPMFVGKRENPMFVGKRDDPLFDGKREDPMFVGKRENPMFVGKREKNPLFVGKREHITELLSKGGFSGTHSGNRPYQYVIGKSKYNPGLVRKRKLRLMNLVTHNKNSLKVDHQVSKDKRELESVTRNKPIFRRNEESSADKISRSRSNFLLGIKRYPGPSFVSKTIKYPQSRYTLLSDKRDEDPLFVGKRIVGRNYLTANRKFAAKRRQKFKRTAAKPSNTISLHKRNFSHTMLVKRYLGIQDPSSPVIELPNAHNPSNSVKPSKKLSKKNLHMPLNVLYTLPMKSDSINNFKDTNRTDYGEQNSLGLSKTDLTSKVISRRSSSQPSSHKFKEGKINAVRVNKGKIENPYEKHADTLSHSGDAIENSQRLMSSTAKEDNHGDKTDLRDVEIPVR; encoded by the exons ATAAACAGGATCCGGACACAATGTTGTTAGGTAATCGGAACGACGAACATCATTTATATGTTGATAAACGAGATCCAGACCCCATGTTTATAGATAAAAGGGATCCAGATCCTTTTTTTGTAGGAAAACGGGACCCAGATCCATTTTTTGTGGGAAAACGGGACCTAGATCCATTTTTTGTGGGGAAAAGGGATCAAGATCCTTTTTTTGTAGGAAAACGGGGTCGGGACCACCTTTTTGTTGGTAGACGGGTTCCAGATCCATTCTTTGTAGGTAAAAAGGATCCAGACACTTCATTTGTCGGTAAACGGGATCCAGACCCCATCTTCGTTGGTAAAAGGGATCCAAACACTTTATATATAAGGAAGAGAAATCCTGACCCTTTTTCTGTAGGTAAAAGAGACCCAGACCCTTTCTTTGTTGGTAAACGAGACCCAGATCCGTTTTTTGTAGGTAAACGACATTCAGAACCCTTTTTTCTAGGCAAACGAGATTCAGACCCCCTTTTTGTAGGTAAACGAGATCCAGACCCCTTTTTTGTTGGTAAACGAGATTCAGATCCCTTTTTTGTTGGTAAACGAAATCCAGATCCCATGTTTGTAGGTAAAAGGGACGAAGATCCCATGTTTGTAGGCAAAAGGAGTGAATACCCTCTCTCCGTTGAGAATTCACTCCATCGGTTATTTGTAAACAAACGACGTACGGAGGAAAATCCCTTGTTAGCAAGTATACAAGTTCCATTATTTAGAAGAAAACAGAATTATCATGACCAAAAGCTAGAAACTCCTTTATTTGTAGGCAAACGAGATGATGATCCTCTTTTTGTAGGCAAACGAGATGATGACCCCTTATTTGTAGGAAAAAGAGGTTATATTAATCAGTTACCTACACATGATTATCTTGACCAGGACATATCAAACAAGCCAGGCGATCCCATATACGAtgataatgtaatatatacaggCAAACCATTCCATGGTGAGCCCTTATTTGGAGGAAAACAATATCCGGATCACACGTTTTTAAACAAACCAGATGATCCCATTATTATAAGCAAACGAGTTCATTATGATTCTGTATCGGCAGGCAAACGACAAAACGATCATCCCTTATTTCCCAGAAAGCGAAATTCAAGATCTGTATACACTAATATACATGAACCGGATCTAATATTTCGTTCTTTACGAAATAACGATACGTTTTTAACGGGAAAACAAAAGCCGGCGTCATTTCCCTCAGCTTTCGTTGCACCATTTTCCAGGGAGACTGTATTTGGTCGTAAAAGAGAGCAGGATCCAATGTTTGTCGGTAAACGTGAGGAAAATCCCATGTTTGTTGGAAAACGAGAGGATGATCCTGTGTTTGTCGGTAAACGAGAAGATCCTATGTTTGTCGGGAAACGGGGGAAAGAACCTATGTTTGTTGGTAAACGTGATGAAGATCCAATGTTTGttggtaaaagagagaaagagcctATGATTGTTGGTAAACGTGAAGATCCAATGTTTATCGGTAAACGGGGGAAAGAGCCTATGTTTGTCGGTAAAAGAAATCCTAGGTTTGTAGGTAAACGAGACGATCCAATGTTTGTGGGTAAACGAGAGAAGAACCCTATGTTTGTCAGGAAACGAGAAGATCCTATGTTTATCGGTAGACGAGAGGAGGATCCAGTGTTTGTCGGTAAACGAGAGGAAGATCCTGTATTCGTTGGCAAACGAGGGGTGGATCCTATGTTCGTGGGTAAACGAGGGGAAGATCCCATGTTTGTCGGTAAAAGAGAAAGTCATATGTTTGTTGGTAAACGAGAGAAAGAGCCTATGTTTGTTGGTAAACGAGAAGATCCGATGTTTGTCGGTAAAAGAAGAGATCCCATGTTTGTTGGTAAGAGAGAAGATCCGATGTTTGTCGGTAAAAGAGAAGATCCTATGTTTGTTGGTAAAAGAGAAGATCCTATGTTTGTCGGTAAAAGAGAAGATCCTAT GTTCATCGGTAAAAGAGAAGACCCCATGTTTGTCGGTAAAAGAGAAGAGCCTATGTTTGTTG GTAAAAGAGAAGATCCCATGTTTATAGGTAAAAGAGAAGATCCTATGTTTGTAGGTAAAAGAGAGGAACCTATGTTCATCGGTAAAAGAGAAGACCCCAT GTTTGTCGGTAAAAGAGAAGATCCTATGTTCATCGGTAAAAAAGAAGATCCCATGTTTGTCGGTAAAAGAGAGGATCCCATGTTTGTGGGTAAAAGAGAAGATCCCATGTTCATCGGTAAAAAAGAAGATCCTATGTTCGTTGGTAAAAGAGAAGATCCCATGTTTGTTGGTAAAAGAGAAGATCCCATGTTTGTTGGTAAAAGAGAAGATCCTATGTTTATCGGTAAAAAAGAAGATCCTATGTTCGTTG GTAAAAGAGAAGATCCCATGTTTGTCGGTAAAAAAGAAGATCCTATGTTCGTTGGTAAAAGAGATCCTATGTTTGTCGGTAAAAGAGAAGATCCTATGTTCGTTG GTAAAAGAGAAGATCCCATGTTTGTCGGTAAAAGAGAAGATCCCATGTTTGTCGGTAAAAGAGAAGATCCCATGTTTGTCGGTAAAAGAGAAGATCCAATGTTTATAGGTAAAAGAGAAGATCCTATGTTTGTTGGTAAAAGAGAAGATCCCATGTTCATCGGTAAAAGAGAAGAGCCTATGTTTGTCG GTAAAAGAGAAGATCCTATGTTCATCGGTAAAAGACAAGAACCTATGTTTGTCGGTAAAAGAGAAGATCCCATGTTTGTTGGTAAAAGAGAAGAGCCTATGTTTGTTGGTAAAAGAGAAGATCCCATGTTTGTTGGTAAAAGAGAAGATCCCATGTTTGTCGGTAAAAGAGAAGATCCTATGTTTGTAGGTAAAAGAGAGGATCCTATGTTCATCGGTAAAAGAGAAGACCCCATGTTTGTCG GTAAAAGAGAAGATCCCATGTTCATCGGTAAAAGAGAAGAGCCTATGTTTGTCGGTAAAAGAGAAGATCCCATGTTTGTTGGTAAAAGAGAAGATCCCATGTTCATCGGTAAAAGAGAAGATCCCATGTTTGTCGGTAAAAGAGAAGATCCCATGTTTATAGGTAAAAGAGAAGAGCCTATGTTTGTCGGTAAAAGAGAAAATCCTATGTTTGTTGGTAAAAGAGATGATCCCTTGTTTGACGGTAAAAGAGAAGATCCTATGTTTGTGGGTAAAAGAGAAAACCCTATGTTTGTTG GTAAACGAGAGAAAAATCCTTTGTTCGTTGGCAAACGTGAGCACATCACAGAATTACTCAGTAAAGGAGGGTTTAGTGGGACCCATTCTGGAAATAGACCTTACCAATATGTTATAGGTAAGTCAAAGTACAATCCTGGTCTTGTAAGAAAACGAAAATTGCGCCTTATGAATTTAGTTACACACAACAAAAATTCTCTAAAAGTCGATCATCAAGTATCTAAGGACAAACGGGAGTTAGAATCTGTAACTAGAAATAAACCTATttttagaagaaatgaagaatcTTCTGCAGATAAAATTTCGCGTTCGCGGTCAAATTTTTTACTTGGGATTAAGCGATATCCAGGGCCTTCTTTTGTAAGTAAAACAATTAAATATCCCCAGAGTCGATATACCTTGTTATCAGATAAACGAGATGAGGATCCCTTATTTGTTGGTAAACGAATTGTAGGTAGAAATTACTTAACTGCTAATCGTAAGTTTGCTGCTAAAAGGCGCCAAAAGTTTAAACGTACGGCAGCAAAACCTTCTAATACGATTTCTCTACATAAACGGAACTTCAGCCATACAATGTTAGTAAAACGGTATTTAGGAATTCAAGATCCATCGTCCCCAGTCATAGAGTTACCAAATGCCCATAATCCCTCAAATTCAGTTAAGCCCTCTAAGAAATTAtctaaaaaaaatcttcatatgccgttaaatgttttatatactttACCGATGAAAAGTGATAGCATTAATAATTTTAAAGACACAAATAGAACTGATTATGGAGAACAGAATTCACTAGGGTTGAGTAAAACCGATCTCACATCCAAAGTGATATCGCGAAGATCTTCGTCACAACCCTCTTCACATAAgttcaaagaaggaaaaattaACGCTGTACGTGTTAATAAAGGAAAAATCGAGAACCCGTACGAAAAACATGCTGACACATTGTCACATTCTGGTGATGCCATTGAGAATTCTCAAAGATTAATGAGTTCAACAGCGAAAGAAGACAATCATGGTGATAAAACTGATCTGAGAGACGTTGAAATTCCAGTGCGATGA